CTGAGCAATGCTTGACACTTCACGATATACTCGTACAAAAGATGCTTACGATCGCGCCTATAAATCTAAGGTTGCAAACACAACAGCATTGCGCTGAGTGTACTCTGTACTACCATGCTCTGCACTATGCGATGACAAGAGTACTTTGCAGAAACAAAATAGAGAATGAATTACAACAACGCCCACGCGTCGACCAGGCAAGTACGCGAAACCATTAGCTTGTCTGCCAAAAAAAGTTCCCAACTAGAGTGCGAGATGCGATTTTTGCGCTAAAAAGCAACACATGTCGCATGCCAGGTGTGGAAGGGTAAACTTAGCAGTAAGTGAcataagaaaagaagaaacacacaacaGTAAGCAGCGACACTGGCCACTGGAACGTGTTCCGCCCAGCCCATCTGTCAGTAGCTGCCTTTATCATCAGACAAGCATAACGACAAAGTTGCGTTTTCGCCTGTTTGGGCTCGCGCGGGTAATTTTACCAAATCTGATTGCTTCCGCAAACTTATGTGCTCTGTCTGCACGATTTTCGGTGTGACTCATTGACCAAGAACATGGCGGACGGTTTACATTAACAACTCAAGTTTAAAAGGTTCTGTGCGAGGTTCTATGCGAGAAACACAAAGAATGGGTACTTACATTGTCTATAACTACTGGTTGATTAACTATCACGTCATATGTTTCCATAATCTATCACAGACTTTACCGGTTATGCCAAATATTGAAAGCGGCTTCACAAACGTCCTACCCACTGTGCACGACACCGTCGCGCCGTGTTCCGCGCCGCGCGTAGTAGGTGTTTCCTTCGCACTCATCAAACTCATCCTGGGTCTTCACggttatttttttaaatgaaatttatttgttttatttcatgGAACAAATTTCTTTTGCGCACTTCGGGCAGCGCTAGCTTAATCGAAAGCGGAGACTCGGCGCTCAAGGAGGCGGCTGCAACCGCTCTACGAGAAACAGGAATTTTCAACATGGAAGCCAAGCGACTCGTCGGCGCCTCTAGCTTCCCTGTAGTCGGCTTCCCTCAGATTCCGCCTGGCTTGGACGCACTTTATTCAGCGTGTCTACAAATATACAGCGATCAGCCAAATCCTTTGCAGGTTGCAGCAGTCCTTAAGTACTGGTAAGTGCAGGTTTCACATTCGCTACCAAGGGTCTCTTTTGTGCTTTACTTACGCACGCTGCACAGAAAACAGAAATGCATGCTTCGATGAGCAGTGCTGTTGGTGCCCCTGGAACGCCCAGGTGCAAGAATGTATGCTGATAGCTACGCTATTTTGGCGGCACTCGTGTTTCAGGCTAGGTGGACCAGACCCACTCGACTATATCAGCATGTACGCCAACCAAGGGGATGAAAGCAAAGATATTCCCCCGCACTGGCACTACGTTAGCTTCGGACTTTCGGACCTTCACGGAGACGGCAGGGTTCACGAGTACGTACAGTCCATCTTACCTGTGCTGCGAACTTGTCGGGAACAGAGGCTGGAATTGTCGCAGGATCTCAAGTGCAGACACGCCAAGTGGCTTTGGTTTCGAGCTGACATTCCGGCTGCGTAAGGAACCCGACGAGACAGGGCCGCCGACTTGGCCTGCGGCCGTGATGCAGGGTCTGGCCAAGTACGTCTTCCAGTCTGGGAACGTACTGTGCGATGGCGATCACGTCTCCTGGCACTGCCCGCTGGACAACAGCGAATCGCGGATCGAGCACATGCTCATGATGGAGGACCCGCAACTGGGCACCGTGGTGACTCCGTTTGGGCCTGTCAGCTTTATTCAGGTAAGGCCCCGTGTGATCACGGCGATCAACGCTGCTAAACATTTTCATTGCGCCGCAGATTGTCGGCGTGTGCGCAGAGGAACTCAAGGCGGCCCAGCAGTGGAACGGCCGCAGCTTTGTGGCTCTCATGCAGCGTGTACCGGGCGCAGGCGGGCCATGGCTCGTGACGAACATGCGCCGAGGGGAGACGGTTTTTGAGCTCGACCCCAGTATCCAGGTGCCCCTCCCCCCTCTTGGACTGCATGCCCACTGCCTGGGGCAGGCACCGAGAGACACCCTTTGCAGGACGCTGTAGACCAGGGAATCGAAAACGAAGGGTCCGACCTGAGTGGCGTCAGTGCCAAGCTCTGCTGGTCAGAGGAGTTCCCCCCTGTTGTGCAAAGTGCCAAGGAGTCCGGGAGCAACACCTCTGTTGACACACCCAGCATATCACATTACGAATCCGAAGAAATCAAGCGGACTCTCAAAAAGGGACTGCTGGGCAGCCAACCAAGCAGTGAAACAGAGTGAGTATAACATTTCCTGCCGAGACTGCACAGTAAATTATTCTACAATTCTCCATTCTTTCAAAGGGACAACGGCCTGGAAACACAAGAGTTGGCTCAAACTCGAGCTTTGGAAGCAGTTCACCTGCAGCTGAATTTGGAAGCAGGGCTGCTGTTTCCCTTAGTCTTGAGGTAACATGGGAGCAAAGATTGTAGCATGATCTTGTTTCACAATGCCATTTACAATATTTCAGAGGAAGATTAAAACATGGCCGTCATTTTACGTTCAAGAGTTCAGTTGACAGCACTGCAGTGACACTTGTTGTTCCCAGTGTTATTGGTGCCTTTGCAAATGCAGAACAACCATATGCAGTACAGGGCTCTTGGTTACAGGTAAGAAAGGTTAGTGTTTCAATCCTTCCTTGCTTGACTAAACAATCTCTGGATTCAGATTCTGCTCACAGAAGACCTTATTTCGGAGATGACTGTAAGCATGGAAGAGTTATGCACCGCGGAAGGTGTAAGTTCCAAACAACGGGCATTTGAGAAGAACTTGTTTGTAAcatccttgctttctttttcagctgACACTGCCCAAAACATACACATGGCCCCAACGAAAGATGGCCATTACACTTTTGCCAGAAGAGCTGTGACCAAGCTGCTTCTATTTATTACGATGTGCATGAACTTAAGAGACTTTATCATGAAAATTCATGCTCTCAAAAAGTGCCTTCACAACTTGTGCAATTGTGGTGCTTTGGATGACCACATTATACCGCACTTGTATGAACTGTATAGAGACTCCTAGCATGATGTGCTTTTCGCAAAAAGTGCCTTAGCAattagtgtgaatatggtgttgCAGTTGGCATTTACAATGTACATAAGTGCATTTGTAGCACGCAAACAACTACAATGCAATCATTTTTGTGTTGTGGTTCTTGTAGCGTGTCTTAATGCTTTCACACTGGCTTCCTTGACATGCAGTTGTGCTCTGATCTGTACATTTGTTTATATGACGCTGTGATTGAAAACTACATGTTGACTAGGAAGGATGATGTCACTCACCCAATATTACTGACGCCAGTGCTTGCCAGTAG
This Dermacentor albipictus isolate Rhodes 1998 colony chromosome 1, USDA_Dalb.pri_finalv2, whole genome shotgun sequence DNA region includes the following protein-coding sequences:
- the Su(fu) gene encoding suppressor of fused homolog, with the translated sequence MEAKRLVGASSFPVVGFPQIPPGLDALYSACLQIYSDQPNPLQVAAVLKYWLGGPDPLDYISMYANQGDESKDIPPHWHYVSFGLSDLHGDGRVHEISSADTPSGFGFELTFRLRKEPDETGPPTWPAAVMQGLAKYVFQSGNVLCDGDHVSWHCPLDNSESRIEHMLMMEDPQLGTVVTPFGPVSFIQIVGVCAEELKAAQQWNGRSFVALMQRVPGAGGPWLVTNMRRGETVFELDPSIQDAVDQGIENEGSDLSGVSAKLCWSEEFPPVVQSAKESGSNTSVDTPSISHYESEEIKRTLKKGLLGSQPSSETEDNGLETQELAQTRALEAVHLQLNLEAGLLFPLVLRGRLKHGRHFTFKSSVDSTAVTLVVPSVIGAFANAEQPYAVQGSWLQILLTEDLISEMTVSMEELCTAEGLTLPKTYTWPQRKMAITLLPEEL